Genomic segment of Candidatus Thiopontia autotrophica:
ATCAATCCCCAGCCGGGGGAGCACCTGGTGGAGATCGGCCCCGGCCGGGGGGCGCTCACCTGTCAACTACTGCCTCTGGTCGGGGAGATGGATGCTGTAGAGCTGGATCGTGATCTTATTCCTCTGCTGGAGAGTGAGTGTGGCCCAATAGGAGAGCTAACCATTCATAGCAGTGATGTACTCAAGTTTGATTTCTCATCACTCCATGAGGGGGGGCGACCACTACGCATTATCGGCAACCTCCCCTACAACATCTCTACCCCTCTTATCTTCTACCTACTGAAAAATGTTGGGATCATCCTGGATATGCACTTTATGCTGCAGAAGGAGGTGGTAGAGAGGATGGCTGCTGCCCCAGGTAGCAGCGCCTATGGCCGCCTCTCGGTAATGGTGCAACGCTACTGCAGAGTAGAGCGTATCCTTACCATTGGACCAGGGGCATTCAACCCCCCTCCCAAGGTTGACTCATCGGTTGTCCGCCTCACTCCGTGGAAGAGTCCGCCAGTCAATATTGATGATGAGGGGCGTTTTCAGGATGTAGTTAAAGCCGCATTCTCACAGCGCAGAAAAACCCTGAGAAACAGCCTCAGATCACTTGTGACTACAGAGCAGTTCGAGTCTGCAGGGGTTGATCCAGTACGTCGTGCCCAGACCCTGTCTCTGGAAGAGTTTGCTAAACTTGCAAATGCTACAACCGCCATAAATTGAGGAGAAAGAGTATGAGCCACTACAAAAAGATACTTCTCGCTGTTGATTTTTCTGATGCCTCAAATCATGTTATCGGTAAGGCATCCGAGCTTGCCGAGGAGTGTGATGCAACTGTTGATCTTGTTCATGTGGTGGAGTACTACCAGCATGAGTTCAATGTTGATGTCTATCTGCCCGATCTGAATATCGAGAATGAATTGCTGCAACAAGCCAGAGACAAACTGCACAAGGTTGCTGAAGATATGGGTATTCCTGGTACCAAAAAGTGGCTTGAGACCGGTTCCCCAAAAAGCGAGATTGTGCGTGTTGCTACCGAACAGGAGTGTGATCTTATTATTGTAGGAAGTCATGGTCGTCATGGCCTTGGATTACTGATGGGCTCTACTGCCAATGGCGTTTTACACCATGCGCCTTGCGATGTGCTGGCTGTACGTGTTCCAGAGTAAGTAATGTCTGTCTACGCAATAGGTGACATTCAGGGATGTCTTGATGAGTTGCTGCAACTGCTTGAGAAGATCGAGTTTGATCCTGAGGTAGACCAACTATGGTTTACCGGTGACCTGGTTAACCGTGGACCGAAATCACTTGAGACCCTGCAGTTTGTTCGTTCACTCGGGGATTCTGCAGTCACTGTTTTGGGGAACCACGATCTCCACCTGATGGCCCTGGCAGAGGGTGATAAGCGCTATACAAACCGGTTCGATACCTTGCTCCCTATCCTTGAGTCTGCTGAGAGGGCTGAGCTACTACACTGGCTTAGGCACCGCCCCATGCTTCACCATGATGAAGAGCTTGGATATACATTGATACATGCAGGGCTCCCTCCGCAGTGGAGTCTGAAAGAGGC
This window contains:
- the rsmA gene encoding 16S rRNA (adenine(1518)-N(6)/adenine(1519)-N(6))-dimethyltransferase RsmA → INPQPGEHLVEIGPGRGALTCQLLPLVGEMDAVELDRDLIPLLESECGPIGELTIHSSDVLKFDFSSLHEGGRPLRIIGNLPYNISTPLIFYLLKNVGIILDMHFMLQKEVVERMAAAPGSSAYGRLSVMVQRYCRVERILTIGPGAFNPPPKVDSSVVRLTPWKSPPVNIDDEGRFQDVVKAAFSQRRKTLRNSLRSLVTTEQFESAGVDPVRRAQTLSLEEFAKLANATTAIN
- a CDS encoding universal stress protein — its product is MSHYKKILLAVDFSDASNHVIGKASELAEECDATVDLVHVVEYYQHEFNVDVYLPDLNIENELLQQARDKLHKVAEDMGIPGTKKWLETGSPKSEIVRVATEQECDLIIVGSHGRHGLGLLMGSTANGVLHHAPCDVLAVRVPE